The genomic window GAAGAAGCAAAGTCTTTTTCTGTCTTTTATGATGTACTGACATTTGCCCTTGAACATGAGCTTGACCGCAAGTCATTAGTCATAGCATTAGGCGGCGGCGTTGTTGGTGATTTAGCAGGCTTTGTTGCCGCTACTTATATGCGCGGCATTCCATTTATTCAAATGCCGACAACACTTCTTGCCCATGACAGCTCTGTTGGTGGTAAAGTAGCCATTAATCATCCATTAGGAAAAAATATGATTGGTGCTTTTTTTCAACCGGAAGCGGTCGTTTATGATACGGATATGCTTTTAACACTTCCAGAGGAAGAGTGGCGTTCTGGTTTTGCTGAAGTTATTAAACATGCGTTAATTTGGGATAAAGAGTTTTATGAATGGCTCCGAGCTGAAATCCATTCTTTAGCTGATTTGCGCGGCGACAAGCTACAATATGCTTTAGCAAAAGGGATCTCAGTAAAGGCCGCAGTTGTTGGTCAGGATGAAAAAGAAAGCGGGATTCGCGCCTTTTTGAATTTTGGACATACGCTTGCCCATGCGATTGAAGCCGAGCTTGGTTATGGCACGATGAGCCATGGTGATGCTGTTGCGATTGGTATGCTATTTGCTATCCGTGTAAGTGAGCAGTATTACGAAAAAGATTTACAGCTTAGAGCATTCAGAGAGTGGTTTAAACAGTATAAATTCCCGGAGATTCCCAAGACTCTTGATGCTGAAGCACTTCTGCAGTTAATGAAAAAGGACAAAAAGGCACAAAGAGGTTCGCTTACGTTTGTCTTAATGAAAAATATTGGTGAGGTTGAAACTGTAAAAGTAGCTGACGAGTTTATTTTAGATATTTTAAAGAAAGAATTACAGGAGGTGTAGGAGCTTGATTCGTGGGATTAGAGGAGCGATAACGGTAAAAGAAAATGATGCAAATGAAATGGTTGACTGTACAAAGAAGCTTTGTGAGGAAATGATTCAGAAAAATGCTATTATTCCTGAAAATGTTGCTCAAGTACTTATCTCAGTTACAGAAGACTTAGATGCTGTTTTTCCAGCGAAAGCGCTGCGTTTATTGGATGGCTGGATGTATGTTCCAGTTATGTGCATGCGTGAAGTTCCTGTCGTCCATTCATTGCAAAAATGCATTCGCGTGATGATGACGGTAGAAACAGATCTTCCCCAAGATAAAATCGAGCATGTTTATTTAGAAGGGGCAAGCGTACTAAGACCTGATTTATCTATTAATAAATAATTTTTCAATTGTTTATTGACAATAAAAGGAATGCTGTATTATGATTCTATATAAGTTAAGTTCAGTTGAGTAGATTAGTTTAGAGTTTAGTAGACAAAATGATGATTTTGTCAAGGGTAGAATGAGTAGAGCTGAGTTGAGACGAGATTCTTATAAATAAACCACCTACCCTAAGATGATTATGCCTTTTTTATAATAGAGAGGCTTTCTTAGGGTTGTTTTTTTCTCACCCGCTATCTCCTCATTCTCCAAAAACATATGGAAGGCGGTAGGAACATCCTTCCCCTTCACATTCGCGATTGGAGAGATATTTATGAATTTATATAATTTCCCCTCATTTTTAGAAGATGCGAAAGAGCATCTAACGATTCCCATTGTGAAACGTTATTTTGTTGATACGATTACACCAATCCAAATTTTTCAAAATTTACAAGATGAGGCTACTTTTCTTCTTGAAAGTAAAGATGAAGCATCACCATGGTCGCGATATTCGTTTATCGGCTTACATCCTTTTTTATATGTGGAAGAAAGTGAAGGTGTATTTCAAATAAAAAATGAGCGCAATGAAACGATACAATCGGCCCCAGGTTTTCGCGAAGCATTCCGTGTTTCGATGGAAATGTTGAAGGTCAAAAAGGCTGATGTAGCACTACCTTTCTGGGGCGGTGCAGTAGGTGTCATGGGCTATGATGCAATTTCAACCTTTGAAAAAGTGCCTGAGCATAAAAAAAATGATTTAAACTTAAAACGGTTTTCATTTATGTTTTGTGAAACGATGATTGCCTTTGACCATGATCAAAAGGAATTAACGATTATACGGCTTGTGCGCTTAAAAGGCGGGGAATCAAAAGAGGAATTAGCGCATGTATTTGAGGATGTTCAGCAAAAAATCGAGTTGATTTTTAATCAAATTTTTGATTCGCGCCTGAAAAATGAAGGGTTGCAAGCAATGGAACAAATGGATTTGGTTGATTTCAGTGATGTCACCTCCAATTACAATAAAGCTGACTTTTTGAAAGATGTAAACAAGATTAAAGAGTATATAAAAGCCGGGGATATTTTTCAAGCTGTGTTATCACAACGCTTTGAAATACCAATTAGCGTGGGAGGCTTTGAATTATATCGAGTATTAAGGATGGTGAATCCGTCCCCGTATTTATTTTATTTAAAGCTAGATGGCTATGAGCTTGTTGGCAGTTCGCCAGAACGGTTAATCCAAATTGAGAATGGTCATCTTGAAATACATCCGATTGCAGGAACGAGAAGAAGAGGGCGCACAAAGGAAGAGGATGAACTTCTCGCTAAAGAGCTATTAGCTGATGAAAAAGAACGTGCGGAACATTACATGCTCGTTGATTTAGCAAGAAATGATATTGGCAGGGTTGCCGAATATGGGTCTGTAGAAACGCCGGTATTGATGGAATTGGGTAAGTTTTCACATGTGATGCACTTGATTTCCAAGGTTACAGGGCAGTTAAAGGATGGGGTTCATCCGATTGATGCATTCATTTCTGGATTTCCAGCTGGGACGGTCTCAGGAGCACCGAAAATTCGCGCGATGCAAATTTTGCAAGAAATGGAGCCAACAGCCCGCAACGTATATGCTGGTACAGTAGCTTATCTCGGTTTTGATGGGAATATTGACTCATGTATCGCGATTCGTACGATTCTAGTGAAAGACAAAAAGGCTTATGTTCAGGCAGGTGCAGGAATTGTTGCTGATTCTGTACCAGAGCTTGAGTATAAAGAAACGATCAATAAAGCGAGCGCGATGATTAAAAGTATTAAGTTGGCCGAAAAAATGTTCCAACGGGAGGAAAAAACATATGTTTAAAGAAATTTTAAATAAATGCGTTATTGGGGAAACATTATCTGAACTAGAAGCAGAAGCGATTATGAATGAAATCATGTCTGGAAATGCATCGCAAAGCCAAATTGCGAGCTTCATCTCAATTTTACGTTTCAGAGGCGAAACGGTTGACGAGCTAGTTGGCTTCGCAAAGGCGATGCGTTCTCATATGACACATGTCAATTATGAAGATGATTCCGTCATTGATACGTGTGGAACAGGCGGTGATGGAGCCTCAACTTTTAATATTTCAACGACCGCTTCGATTATCTTATCAGCCTTAGGTGTGAAGGTGGCGAAGCACGGAAACCGCGCTTTTACATCTAATAGCGGCAGTGCTGATGTGTTGGAACAGCTAGGAATTAATATTCAAAGTACACCAGAAGAAGCGCGGAATTCGCTAAATGATTATAATTTAAGCTTTTTATTCGCGCCACATTATCATTCATCGATGCGTCATGCAGCTGTACCGAGAAAGGATGTTGGCTTCCGAACAATTTTTAATCTTTTAGGACCAATTTCCAATCCCGCTAATTGTAAATATCAGCTAATCGGTGTTTATGATACGGAACCAGCCGAAAAAATGGCCGAAACATTGAAACGTCTTGGCTCAAAACGAGTATTGCTCGTAACAGGTCGTGATGGCTTGGATGAATGCTCAATTACAACAGAAACCGATGTTGTCGAATTAAATAATGGCATTATTACAAGAAGGACGATTTCACCTGAGGACTTCGGGTTGGAAAGAGGCACGTTAGAAGAACTGCGTGTTTCTTCAGTAGCGGAAAGTGCCTATATACTCGAAAGTGTTCTTGCGGGTAGTGGAAATCGCTCTGCTACAAATATTGTCTTATTAAACGCAGGGGCTGGGCTTTATGCAGCTGAAAAATGTAATTCAATCAAGGAAGGTGTCGAGCTTGCAAAAGCTGCCATTCAAGAAGGAGACGCTTTAAACCAGCTAAATAAACTACGTGATGGAAATAGAGCTGTAAAGGAGACAGAGCAATATGCTTAATAAAATTATCGCAACAAAAAAAGAAGAGGTGTCTAATTTAGTTTTACCTCGGGAAGAAGTAGTAAAACATGTATCGTTTTTCAATGCTTTAAAAAATAAAAAAAATGAAGTTGCTTTGATTGCTGAAGTAAAAAAAGCATCACCTTCAAAAGGGATAATCAAAGAAAATTTCGACCCGCTTGAGATTGCTAGAGAGTATGAACAGGGTGGTGCAGATGCAATCTCTGTTTTAACGGACAGACAATATTTTCAAGGGAGCAGGGATTATATTCCGCTTATTAAAAAAGAAATTGCCTTGCCAATCCTTCGCAAAGATTTTATAATTGATAATACTCAAATATTGGAGAGCAAATATTTAGGAGCGGATGCAATTCTTTTAATAGCGGAAGCATTGGAGGCTAGTAAACTAGCTGAATTTTATCAATATGCGACCGAGTTAGGGTTGGATTGTTTAGTTGAAGTGCATTCGGCGCATGCCTTAGAAGGAATCCTTTCCATTTTCACCCCGAAAATTATCGGCGTAAATAACCGTAATCTAGCGACCTTTGAAGTAACGTTAAAGCAAACGGAAATGATTGCAAATTATATACCTGAAGGAAGCTTGTTCGTAAGTGAGAGTGGGATTTTTAACTATGAAGATATTCAAAGGGTTAAAAGTGCTGGAGCAGACGCTGTTTTAGTCGGAGAATCTTTGATGAGAAGTGAGACACCAGCACAAGGGATTTTATCTTTATTTGGAGTTGAACAATGAGAACAGTAAAAGTTAAGTTATGTGGTAACCATTCCTTGCAAGATTTACAGTTTTCCGTGCAAAGCGGCGCTGATTTCATCGGGATTGTCTTTGCGGAAAGCAAGCGAAAAGTAGACCCTGTTCAATGTGGCGAGTGGATTCACCAAATCGAAAAAGAGAGTAAGCAGAAATATGTAGGGATTTTCGTGAATCCAAGCCTGCGCGAAATCTCTGATGTTTTGCAGCATGTGCCACTAGATATTATTCAATTTCATGGCAATGAATCTCCGATGCAAATCGTCGAAGCAAAAATGGCAACAGGCCTCACTGTTTGGAAAGCCATTCACCATTGTCATAATAGCATCGAAAGAATGAAAGACTATCATCGTGTAGCAGATGGTTATGTTATTGATTCAAAGGTGAAAGGGGCATGGGGCGGTACTGGAGAAAGATTTGATTGGGAGGCGATTCCTTCCTATCAAAAAGAGGCTGAACAGCAGGGTGTTGGCTGTTTGATTGCTGGTGGAATTACTCCGGATAATGTGAAGCGAATCTTACAATATCACCCACATGGAATTGATATTTCAAGCGGCATTGAGACAAATGGCATAAAAGATTATCAGAAAATTCAGTTGTTAATTGATAATTTGAACCCATACCAAAATGCTTAAATGAAGATGAAAAATTATGGATGGACTCTTTACCAATTGTAATGATGTGTTACAATTAGGGAAAGAATCCTTTTTTGTACTTTATTAACGTTTAACCTCGTTAAAGGATTAAAGTATAAGAAAAGACATCGACATTTGCTATATTGGCAAATGTCGTGTTTTTCTAACTTTAGTGCGAGAAAATCTAACTAAATTTATTTGTATGAAATGGTGGGGTCTCTTATGAAGATAAAAGTGAAAGAACAACTAGTTGGGTTAACACCTTATCAGCCGGGCAAGCCAATTGAAGAAGTAAAAAGAGAGCTTGGCCTTGAGAAAATTACAAAATTAGCATCAAACGAAAATCCATTTGGATGCTCACTTCAAGCAAAGGAAGCTATTCAAGCGGGCTTAAATGAATTAGCATTATATCCTGATGGCTATGCTCGTGATATGCGTGAAAAAATCGCTCGATTTATCGGTGTCGAAGAAAATCAACTCATTTTTGGAAATGGCTCTGACGAACTGATTGCCATCCTTTGCATAGCCCTTTTATCTCCTGATAAAAATACAGTCATGGCGAATCCGTCTTTCTCACAATATAGCCATAATGCGATTATCCAAGGTGCGGAAATCCGCATGATTGAAAATATAAATGGTGAGCATGATTTAGATGGAATGCTAAAGGCAATCGATGAAAATACGGCAATTGTTTGGGTATGCACACCGAACAATCCAACTGGTACGTATATTCCAGAAGAAAAGCTTGTAAACTTTATTAAAAATGTTCCTGATCACGTCTTGATTGTAATTGATGAAGCTTATAATGAATATGTCGTGGCTAGTGACTATCCAAATACATTATCGCTTTTAAGTGAATATCCGAATTTGTTAGTCTTACGGACATTTTCAAAAGCATATGGACTTGCGGCATTAAGGGTAGGTTATGGTGTCGGAAATCCTGATTTAATTACAGCGCTTGATCCTGCAAGGGGCCCTTTTAATACATCAAGAATTGCCCAAGCCGCGATTACAGCGGCGATTGATGACCAAGATTTTATCAACTCTTGTGTAAAAGCAAATCGGGAAGGTCTTGAGCAATATTATCAATTTTGTAAAGAAAATGGGTTGGATTATTTTCCATCACAAGCGAATTTCATTTTAATAGATTTTAAACGCTCTGGGCAGGAATTGTTTGATTATTTATTAAGAAAAGGATTTATTGTCCGCTCCGGTACTGCACTAGGCTATCCAACTTCCGTAAGAATTACCGTTGGAAGCCGTGAACAAAATGAGGAAATCATTCAAGCTTTAAAAGAAATGCTTGACGGATCACGTTAGGGGGATCCTTTTTGAAGAAAAGAGTATTTGTAATCGGCCTTGGTTTAATCGGAGGTTCGATTGCTTTAGCGATTAAACGTAGCCATGATGCAGTAGTCGTTGGTTACGAGATTAATGAAGATCGGCTCGCTTTAGCGAAAACATTAAATGTTATTGACGAGTCGGCAACTTGTATTGAAGACGGAGCTAAGAATGCGGATTTAATTATCATTTCTGCTCCAGTGCAGCAAACAGAAATTATCATCGAAATGCTAACAAAGATAGAGCTAAAACCATCTGTTATTATTACAGATGTTGGCAGTACAAAACGACAAATTATGGAAAAAGCAATGCTTTTACTTAATAAAGGTGTTACCTTTATCGGCGGTCATCCAATGGCAGGCTCCCATAAAAGCGGTGTAAGCGCAGCAAGAGCGCATTTGTTTGAAAATGCTTATTACATTTTGACGCCGGGAAAGGATACACCAGTAGCAATGATTGAGGAGTTAAAAGACTGGCTGAAAGGTACAAAAGCGAATTTTTTAATTCTTACACCAAAAGAGCATGATGAATTTACAGGTGCCGTCAGTCATTTTCCGCATATTGTTGCTGCGAGCCTCGTTCATCAGGTGGCTGCTTTAGATGAAAAAGATTCGACTGTTTCCAGCTTAGCAGCTGGCGGGTTTCGTGATATAACGAGAATCGCTTCGAGTAGCCCGGTTATGTGGCGCGACATTTTGCTTCATAATAAAGAGACGTTACTTGAGCTTCTTGAAAAATGGCGTATCGAGATGGAACATGTCAAGAAAATCATTGATACGGTGGATAGTGAAGCGATTTATGCTTATTTTAAGGATGCGAAAGAGTTCCGCGATAGATTGCCAGTAAGACAAAAAGGGGCAATCCCGTCATTTTATGATTTATATGTTGATGTACCAGACCACCCAGGTAGTATTTCCGATGTAACGGGGATCCTTGCCACTGAGGAAATCAGCATTACAAATATTAGAATTATCGAGGTTAGGGAAGATATTATGGGTGTGCTTAGACTGAGCTTCCGTAACGAAGAAGACCGAAAACGAGCACAGGCTTGTCTAGCCGTTCATCATTACGAATCATTTATCGAAATGTAAGGATGTGTTTTTTTGTCAACTACACAATTAATAACAAATGTGTCAAGCCTTAATGGAACTGTTCTAGTTCCAGGCGATAAATCTATTTCCCATCGCGCCGTCATGTTTGGGGCGATTGCCAATGGGAAAACAACAATCACCGGCTTTTTGCCTGGGGAGGATTGTTTAAGCACGATTAATTGTTTTCGAAAAATGGGAGTTGGGATTCACCAAATGGGTGATTATGTTGAAATCGAATCTGCTGGCATTGATGGTCTGCAAGAACCAGTTGATATACTTGATGTTGGAAATTCAGGAACGACGACAAGATTAATGCTTGGCATTCTAGCAACAAGACCGTTTCATTCTGTAATTATTGGTGATGAGTCAATTGCCAAAAGGCCAATGGGGAGAGTGACAAACCCGTTAAGAACGATGGGTGCAAAGATTGATGGCCGTAATGACGGGATGTTTACGCCTTTATCAATCAGGGGCGGAGAAACGAAAGGGATTGAGTATAACTCACCAGTGGCAAGTGCCCAAGTGAAATCGGCAATTCTTTTAGCTGGTCTTGGCTCAAAAGGGGTAACAACGGTCACGGAACCTGCCCTTTCGAGAGATCATACTGAAAGAATGCTAGAAGCTTTTGGTGCGAAAATTAGCCGCGATGGTTTGTCAGTCTCAATTGAAGGCGGGCAGTCACTTTCAGCGACAGCGATTGAAGTGCCCGGTGATATTTCATCTGCCGCTTTTTTCTTAGTGGCAGGTGCTATTGTACCTAATAGCGAGATAACTCTTAAAAATGTCGGCATGAATCCTACCCGTGTCGGGATTGTCACCGTACTAGAAAACATGGGAGCGGCCTTGTCAGTAACGAATGAACGAGTTGTAAACGGCGAACCAGTTGCTGATTTAACAATTTCAACGTCTAATTTAAAAGGGATAGAAATTTACGGCGATATTATCCCGACATTAATTGATGAAATTCCAATCATCGCCCTGCTTGCGACCCAAGCGGAAGGAAAAACAATCATTCGCGATGCGGAAGAGTTAAAAGTAAAGGAAACGAATCGCATTGACACCGTTGTTACCGAACTAAGAAAAATGGGGGCTATTATTGAAGCAACAGATGATGGGATGATTATCGAAGGAAAGGCATCCTTACATGGTGCGGATGTTAATAGCTATGGTGATCATCGCATTGGTATGATGCTATCTATCGCAGCCCTTATTGCTAATACTGAAACAATATTGGAAAATCCAGAAGCAATAGCTGTTTCCTATCCAAACTTTTTTGAACATTTAGCCGGGCTAGTGAAGGAAAGGTAGTTCTATTATGTCTCTTCTTATCATAACTTGTTGTTAAGGAATTTGTACAAGCATGGTGAGGAGGGGCATTTTATTTTGAATTACATTATTGAAGATGCCAATGTCGTCTCTGATTTAGGAATAACAATCGCTTCATTTCTAATTGATGATTATAAAATTAGCCATTATGGAAAATCGTTACAAAAGTACCAAGGGATGCGGATGAATGTTTCGAAATATTTTATGACACCAGGACATGTTATCGCTGATTTTAGTTTATTAAATTGTGAAAACATAGTCGATTATAGAAAACAACTAACAAATCTCATTGTTAAAGGTTGCACGCTCGCTTTAGTTCCATGTTATATCCAGTATGAAAGTGAATTCGAAAAAAAAATAAGGGCTGCCAGACACGCAATGATTAATAGCACGATTGATTTTGTAATTGGTGTCCAAATCCCTCTTGAAAAACTAACCCCAGGGATTATAAGATTATGCAAACGTCATAAACTGCCTTATATTATTACAGAAATAAATGAGCACACGAATATTTATTCGATACCATGGGGATGGATTCGCGAGGCCCAATTTCAATTTCAAGTTCCAATTTATCCACTATGGAATATAGAAGATTATAAGGAATTGAAAATCCAAATGGAAAGTTGGGAACAAGTCACATCCTCCCATTACATTCCAACTTATCTCCGTTTTCCGACTGACTTACGCCTAGTTCCAAAAGTAATTCGCAAACAAATTGGCATTTATCCTAAAAAAGGCGACCTCTTTATTGGAAATGAACTTGATTATAATTTATATGAATATGCTAATTATGATAAAATAGTTCCGCTCATTACCGTTCACAAAGGGAAAGTAATAAAGGTAAACGATGAAGTGAATTTATATCCTGGGTTTGGACAAGAATTGAATATTAAGCTACCAGGGCTATTTGCCTCGATTGATAGCATGACAAATAATCCCTACCCTGGAGGTTAACTATGGTGGGGTTGATTTTGATATAAAGGAGTTTGAATATGGACGAGAAGCTGCAAAAAGCTATTCAACTAGTTGCAAACGGAGAAATTAACGAAGGGCTTGATTTTTTACATAGTCTTATTGCAAAAGCTAATCATGAAGAAAAACTATTAATTGCAGATTTATATTTACAATGGGGCTTTTTAGAGGAAGCGAAAAGCATAATCAACGAATTACTCGAATTATACCCAGATGAAGGACAACTTTATATTTACGCCGCCGAAATCGCAATTGAAGAAGATGAGGGAGAAGTTGCTTTAGATTATTTAGAGGAAGTAAAAGAAGAAGATCCAGCCTTTCTTCAAGCGCTCATCATGATGGCTGATTTATTTCAAATTGAAGGACTTGATGAGGCCGCCGAACAAAAGCTTTTGAAAGCAAAAAGGCTTGCCCCTGAGGAAGTTTTAATTGATTTAGGTTTAGGACAGTTTTATGCCAATATTGGAGAGTATCAGAAAGCCATTCCGTTTTTCAAAAAATTAATAAATACGAATGTCGATATTGAACAAACGAATATTCACTTGCTTTTAGCAGATGCTTTCGTACATACTGGTCATTTTGAAGAAGCTCTAGAATGCTATGAAAAAGGTCTGCAAGTTGAGTTTGATATCAATGCGCTGTTTAATTATGGGTTTATTGCCTATCAGCTTGAAAGATATGAGCTTGCTATTGCAAAATGGAATAGCTTAAAGGAATTAGACTACGAATACGTACCGGTTTATCTTTATTTAGCAAAAGCCTACGAACATGCTGGGGCCCTTAAGGAAAGTTATGATACGGCAAGAGAAGGTTTAACCTATGCTCCGGATTATAAGGAATTGCTTGTGTTTGCTGCAAAAATGGCGATGAAGCTGCAAACCGACGAAGATGTGGAAGCATATTTAGTTAAGGCGATTGAGATTGATTCAGGCTATATTGAAGCCATCAATTTGTTGTCAAGCTATTATCTATATCATGAACAATATGATGATATTGTTCACATTCTACATCAGGCTATCGAAAATGATGAATATGACCCTATGTTCGATTGGGACTTAGCGACAGCAAAAAAACATTTAGAAATTTATAATGATGCATTAAATCACTTTGAGAATGCATATACTTATTTCAAAGATAATATTCAGTTTCTTAAGGATTTTGGTTATTTTCTTTTGGAAGATGGAGACGCGAAAAGAGCAAAGAAAATGTTCAAGCAAATCCTCGAACTGGACTCAGCAAATACAGAAATTGAAGAGGAGCTAGTGCGTTTAGAAGATTGGTAGTGATTTGAAGGAGAGAAGAAAACGGGAGAGGAGGGATATTTTTTGGCGGCTCCTGTATCTGTCAATGAAAAGAAAGAATTCGTGCGCTGGTTTTTAAATCATTATCAGTTAAAAAGGCGGGAATGCGTTTGGATTTTGAATTATTTAATGAGCCATGATCAATTGATGAAGAAGGTCCATTTTGTTGAGAAGGCTGAATATTGTCCAAGGGGAATCATCATGTCTACTCATTGTGTTGATGAAGTACCGTTTCGATTTTACAAAGATAGTGTGATGACAACAGATGCTGAAAAATCTTTTCATGACATTCGCTTAAACCGTGATCAAGACATTTATATCCAGCTTAATTTTAAAGCCTCTTTTACTTGTGCAAAGTATGTTCTAGTTTTAGAGGAAAATAAGTTTATTCCAACCCATCTTCAAGTAAATGAAAAAGACCAACAGTTAGCTCAGCAATTTTTGGAGGAGTCATTATTATCTTTTCAGAGGGATAAGCTGCTAAAGCAAATTGATGACGCTTTAGACAAATTCGATTTTGATAAGTTTATGTTTCTATCTGCAAAATTAAATGCATTGTTAGAATGTCAAAACACTTCCTCAACGTAGAGGAAGGTTTTTTTTTTGATAAAAACATGGTTTAATAATAAGAAATATTATTAATAAAGGTGAGAGAAAATAATATGAAATGGATAAGTACAGATATAGAAATGTATATGAAAGCAAAAGAATATGTAGATACTGTTGTGGTGCCCTTGGTGCCAATTTCGTTACAAGGAGAAATAAGTACAATCTGTGAGATGGGGGAATTTATCACGATTTTGTCGGCAGAGCTGGAAAGGGAATACAAAGGAAGGATGGTTTTGCTACCAGCGTTTACATATTTAAAAAATGAGGAGACAACAGCATTAATTGAGCGCATCAATTTATGGAATCGTACATTGGTGGATAGTGGTGTTAAACATGTAATCCTCCTTACCTCTGATCCAGATTGGAAGCTGAATGAAAAAGATGTACAAGCTACTTTACTTTGGGTGCCTTCCATTTCTTTTCACGATGTTGACAAAAAGTATATAGAACAAATGTTAAAATCACAACTGAAACCAATTCAAACAATTGTGATGAATCTGTGGATGAAAGAGGAGTAATGTGTAAATCACTTCTGTTTTTCGACAGGATTTTATTGACCAAAGGACAAGTTTGCGCTATCATGATTATGTCCTAGTAATATGTGTGTTTATAAACGATTTGTCCGGATGGACTATCCTTGAATAGAGGGGGGAAAAGAATGAGTAAGGGAAACGTAACTAGACGCCAATTCCTTAGTTACACACTAACAGGTGTAGGTGGATTTATGGCTGCGGGCATGCTAGCACCAATGGTTCGGTTTGCGATTGATCCAGTGTTACAACCACCATCTGAAGGTGAATTTGTGGCCGTTGTCGAAGAATCCAAACTTACATCTGAACCACAGCGTTTTGACTTTAAAGTAAACCAAGTCGACGCATGGTATGAGTCTGAAGTAACCATGTCAGCATGGGTTTACAAGAAGGATGATGGCAGCATTCAAGCGATGTCACCTGTATGTAAACATTTAGGATGTACTGTAACATGGGATGATCCAAAAGCAAAAAATCAATTCTACTGTCCTTGTCATGACGGTTTATATGAGAAGGATGGAACAAATGTACCAGGTACACCACCGCTAGCACCTTTAGATTTATATGATCAAAAAGTAGAAGGCGGAACTTTATATCTAGGTAAAGCTAGACCACGAGCATAGGAGGGGCGTAATAAATGCTTAATAAAATTTATGATTGGGTAGACGAGCGTTTAGATATTACGCCGCTATGGCGTGATATTGCTGACCATGAGGTGCCTGAGCATGTTAACCCGGCACATCACTTCTCTGCATTTGTATACTGCTTCGGCGGTCTTACATTTTTTATAACTGTTATTCAAGTATTATCAGGAATGTTTTTAACAATGTATTATGTTCCAGATATTAAAAATGCTTGGGAATCAGTATACTATTTGCAAAACGAAGTGGCATTTGGCGTGATTGTACGCGGAATGCATCATTGGGGAGCAAGTTTAGTTATCGTTATGATGTTTTTACACGTATTACGTGTATTTTTCCAAGGAGCTTACAAAAAGCCACGTGAATTAAACTGGGTAGTAGGCGTATTAATTTTCTTCATGATGTTAGGTCTTGGTTTTACAGGCTACCTATTACCATGGGATATGAAAGCATTATTTGCAACAAAGGTAGGTTTACAGATTGCTGAGGCTGTTCCTTTAATTGGACCTGCAGCGAA from Bacillus sp. (in: firmicutes) includes these protein-coding regions:
- a CDS encoding DUF2487 family protein — its product is MKWISTDIEMYMKAKEYVDTVVVPLVPISLQGEISTICEMGEFITILSAELEREYKGRMVLLPAFTYLKNEETTALIERINLWNRTLVDSGVKHVILLTSDPDWKLNEKDVQATLLWVPSISFHDVDKKYIEQMLKSQLKPIQTIVMNLWMKEE
- a CDS encoding tetratricopeptide repeat protein, yielding MDEKLQKAIQLVANGEINEGLDFLHSLIAKANHEEKLLIADLYLQWGFLEEAKSIINELLELYPDEGQLYIYAAEIAIEEDEGEVALDYLEEVKEEDPAFLQALIMMADLFQIEGLDEAAEQKLLKAKRLAPEEVLIDLGLGQFYANIGEYQKAIPFFKKLINTNVDIEQTNIHLLLADAFVHTGHFEEALECYEKGLQVEFDINALFNYGFIAYQLERYELAIAKWNSLKELDYEYVPVYLYLAKAYEHAGALKESYDTAREGLTYAPDYKELLVFAAKMAMKLQTDEDVEAYLVKAIEIDSGYIEAINLLSSYYLYHEQYDDIVHILHQAIENDEYDPMFDWDLATAKKHLEIYNDALNHFENAYTYFKDNIQFLKDFGYFLLEDGDAKRAKKMFKQILELDSANTEIEEELVRLEDW
- a CDS encoding prephenate dehydrogenase, whose amino-acid sequence is MKKRVFVIGLGLIGGSIALAIKRSHDAVVVGYEINEDRLALAKTLNVIDESATCIEDGAKNADLIIISAPVQQTEIIIEMLTKIELKPSVIITDVGSTKRQIMEKAMLLLNKGVTFIGGHPMAGSHKSGVSAARAHLFENAYYILTPGKDTPVAMIEELKDWLKGTKANFLILTPKEHDEFTGAVSHFPHIVAASLVHQVAALDEKDSTVSSLAAGGFRDITRIASSSPVMWRDILLHNKETLLELLEKWRIEMEHVKKIIDTVDSEAIYAYFKDAKEFRDRLPVRQKGAIPSFYDLYVDVPDHPGSISDVTGILATEEISITNIRIIEVREDIMGVLRLSFRNEEDRKRAQACLAVHHYESFIEM
- a CDS encoding histidinol-phosphate transaminase; this encodes MKVKEQLVGLTPYQPGKPIEEVKRELGLEKITKLASNENPFGCSLQAKEAIQAGLNELALYPDGYARDMREKIARFIGVEENQLIFGNGSDELIAILCIALLSPDKNTVMANPSFSQYSHNAIIQGAEIRMIENINGEHDLDGMLKAIDENTAIVWVCTPNNPTGTYIPEEKLVNFIKNVPDHVLIVIDEAYNEYVVASDYPNTLSLLSEYPNLLVLRTFSKAYGLAALRVGYGVGNPDLITALDPARGPFNTSRIAQAAITAAIDDQDFINSCVKANREGLEQYYQFCKENGLDYFPSQANFILIDFKRSGQELFDYLLRKGFIVRSGTALGYPTSVRITVGSREQNEEIIQALKEMLDGSR
- a CDS encoding YpiB family protein; translated protein: MAAPVSVNEKKEFVRWFLNHYQLKRRECVWILNYLMSHDQLMKKVHFVEKAEYCPRGIIMSTHCVDEVPFRFYKDSVMTTDAEKSFHDIRLNRDQDIYIQLNFKASFTCAKYVLVLEENKFIPTHLQVNEKDQQLAQQFLEESLLSFQRDKLLKQIDDALDKFDFDKFMFLSAKLNALLECQNTSST
- the aroA gene encoding 3-phosphoshikimate 1-carboxyvinyltransferase; translation: MSTTQLITNVSSLNGTVLVPGDKSISHRAVMFGAIANGKTTITGFLPGEDCLSTINCFRKMGVGIHQMGDYVEIESAGIDGLQEPVDILDVGNSGTTTRLMLGILATRPFHSVIIGDESIAKRPMGRVTNPLRTMGAKIDGRNDGMFTPLSIRGGETKGIEYNSPVASAQVKSAILLAGLGSKGVTTVTEPALSRDHTERMLEAFGAKISRDGLSVSIEGGQSLSATAIEVPGDISSAAFFLVAGAIVPNSEITLKNVGMNPTRVGIVTVLENMGAALSVTNERVVNGEPVADLTISTSNLKGIEIYGDIIPTLIDEIPIIALLATQAEGKTIIRDAEELKVKETNRIDTVVTELRKMGAIIEATDDGMIIEGKASLHGADVNSYGDHRIGMMLSIAALIANTETILENPEAIAVSYPNFFEHLAGLVKER